The Mucilaginibacter terrenus genome has a segment encoding these proteins:
- a CDS encoding response regulator transcription factor: MDKIQVLLAEDELSLSHIVRESLEHSGFAVTLCSNGEQALQKYRESPPDILALDVMMPRIDGFEVARRIRETDKRTPIIFLTARSQPKDVVAGFELGANDYLKKPFSVEELIVRIKVLLSEGRLLRATPASKPISQNYQLGNISFNPARNSLQFGISTWQLTARESDILALLCKEQHQVIPRSKLLNEIWGDNSFFNARSLDVFITKLRRHLQVDPDIQIINIRGVGYKLVW, from the coding sequence ATGGATAAGATACAGGTACTTCTTGCTGAGGACGAATTATCGCTGTCGCACATCGTCCGCGAAAGCCTTGAGCATTCTGGGTTTGCGGTAACACTTTGCAGCAACGGCGAACAGGCGCTACAGAAATATCGGGAGTCTCCTCCCGATATTTTGGCGCTTGATGTAATGATGCCCAGGATAGACGGATTTGAAGTGGCCCGCCGGATCCGCGAAACGGATAAACGCACACCCATTATCTTCCTCACCGCACGTTCTCAGCCGAAAGACGTAGTAGCCGGCTTTGAACTAGGCGCAAATGATTATTTGAAAAAGCCTTTTAGTGTAGAAGAACTTATTGTAAGAATAAAAGTATTACTAAGCGAAGGTCGGCTGCTGAGGGCCACTCCTGCATCGAAACCAATAAGCCAAAACTATCAGTTAGGCAACATCAGCTTTAACCCTGCCCGCAACAGCTTGCAGTTTGGTATCAGCACGTGGCAGCTTACCGCCAGAGAAAGTGATATACTGGCCTTGCTTTGTAAAGAGCAGCACCAGGTTATCCCCCGCTCTAAATTGCTGAACGAGATATGGGGTGACAATAGCTTTTTTAACGCCCGCAGCCTGGATGTTTTCATCACCAAGCTGCGCCGGCACCTGCAGGTGGACCCTGATATCCAGATCATCAACATCCGCGGTGTTGGATATAAGTTGGTGTGGTAA
- a CDS encoding sensor histidine kinase, producing the protein MKKKLTFVLFLTTLLLTGIIALQAYWSFSAYKLNKEKFDGDINVAMLRALDSCKKDYFDSIRVVLVKRLSDPGTKIKLDTIRNQDTIHPLLSISIANKYMSMSQPFQTTLPTFDWYRKKIAHKATVPEVVTEMSFYVPQLLDMINMSLSFEDISSHSRELTAFLKAHSNEPRDSVMVHNKIIQSGTFAMPPNYRKADSIRLYHYYDQELHKMHRYADFSLKFSDKPIPADEFDPHHLKQLRYSETDEFIYKYHGFLFLQHTTKEQLFVRAVFDRAHVGVLKEMILALGASGIIIVFTIICLWYIIRTLIKQRKLSQLKDDFVNNMTHELKTPIATITVALEGLQKFDGLNDPDKTRRYLQTSRNELQRLDQLVSKVLNVAAFENKQVTINKEFIAVDELITQLIEEERQKTDKQIEISYTNVDSIKEIPADRVHFRNVMFNLIDNAIKYSTEPVIISISLRKEDTYAVFTVRDNGSGIPAGHLNRIFDKFHRVPSGSVHNVKGTGLGLSYVKYIVEAHGGHISVKSELNKGSQFTVTIPLKHG; encoded by the coding sequence ATGAAAAAGAAACTAACCTTTGTTCTGTTCTTAACAACCTTATTACTTACCGGCATTATAGCGCTGCAAGCTTACTGGAGCTTTAGCGCTTATAAACTCAATAAAGAAAAGTTCGATGGCGACATTAACGTGGCCATGCTGCGTGCGCTGGATAGCTGCAAAAAGGACTACTTCGATTCAATACGGGTGGTACTGGTGAAGCGGCTTTCCGATCCGGGCACCAAAATAAAGCTGGATACTATTCGCAACCAGGACACTATTCACCCTTTACTATCTATAAGTATCGCTAATAAATACATGAGTATGAGCCAGCCCTTCCAAACGACTTTACCGACGTTTGACTGGTATCGGAAAAAGATAGCGCATAAAGCAACAGTGCCTGAGGTAGTAACCGAAATGTCGTTTTATGTACCGCAGTTATTAGATATGATAAATATGTCGCTTAGTTTTGAAGACATCTCATCTCATAGCAGGGAACTTACGGCCTTTTTAAAGGCTCATAGCAACGAACCGCGTGATAGTGTTATGGTACATAACAAGATAATTCAAAGCGGCACCTTTGCTATGCCGCCAAACTACCGCAAAGCAGATAGCATAAGACTTTATCACTATTATGACCAAGAGCTGCATAAAATGCACCGCTATGCAGATTTTAGCCTAAAGTTTTCTGATAAGCCCATTCCGGCCGACGAGTTTGACCCGCACCATTTAAAACAACTACGCTACAGCGAGACCGACGAGTTCATTTATAAATACCACGGCTTTTTGTTCCTGCAGCATACCACCAAAGAACAGTTATTCGTCAGGGCCGTGTTCGACCGGGCACACGTAGGCGTGCTGAAAGAGATGATACTGGCATTGGGCGCTTCCGGAATAATCATCGTTTTCACCATTATTTGCCTGTGGTACATTATCCGTACCCTTATTAAACAACGGAAACTATCGCAACTCAAAGATGACTTTGTTAACAACATGACCCATGAACTAAAAACTCCCATCGCAACCATCACCGTTGCCCTTGAAGGTTTGCAGAAGTTTGACGGCCTGAACGATCCTGATAAGACGCGACGATATCTGCAAACATCACGTAATGAACTGCAAAGGCTGGATCAGCTCGTAAGCAAAGTGCTTAACGTGGCTGCCTTTGAAAACAAACAGGTTACCATAAATAAAGAGTTTATCGCTGTAGATGAGCTTATAACGCAACTGATTGAAGAAGAAAGGCAAAAAACAGACAAGCAAATAGAAATCAGTTACACCAATGTTGATAGCATAAAGGAGATACCGGCCGACCGGGTGCATTTCAGGAATGTGATGTTCAATCTGATAGATAATGCAATTAAATACTCCACCGAGCCTGTCATCATCAGCATCAGTTTAAGAAAAGAAGATACTTACGCCGTTTTTACCGTGCGTGACAACGGCAGCGGTATACCCGCAGGCCACCTGAACCGAATATTTGATAAGTTTCATCGTGTGCCGTCAGGCAGTGTACATAACGTTAAAGGCACCGGATTAGGACTAAGCTATGTAAAGTATATAGTTGAAGCACATGGCGGCCACATCAGCGTTAAAAGCGAGTTAAACAAAGGAAGCCAATTCACAGTTACCATCCCCCTCAAACATGGATAA
- a CDS encoding NAD(P)-dependent oxidoreductase → MQRAIMQNTPIAIIGGTGKAGKYIVKQLLQHQYQIKFLHRDPSSVPINNPLIEFVTGDARNPKAIAELLSGCGVVISAVGQPAGEPPIFSQTTQIILDAMQELGVSRYISLTGLNVDTPFDTKSAKTKFGTDWMYQNYPKTTADKQVEYDVLSARNVDWTLIRLPMIQQTDELPEVITSLEDCPGDFISASSLGKWIVDQLGSSSFSKKAPFLANTGS, encoded by the coding sequence ATGCAAAGAGCTATTATGCAAAATACACCTATCGCCATCATCGGCGGAACCGGAAAAGCCGGTAAATACATTGTTAAGCAATTACTGCAACATCAATATCAAATCAAATTCCTGCACCGTGATCCATCAAGCGTCCCGATAAACAATCCATTAATTGAATTTGTAACAGGCGATGCAAGAAACCCGAAAGCGATCGCAGAACTACTAAGTGGGTGCGGCGTAGTAATTAGTGCTGTAGGGCAGCCTGCGGGAGAGCCGCCTATATTCAGCCAGACTACACAAATCATTTTGGATGCCATGCAGGAACTCGGCGTTAGCAGGTATATTTCCCTCACTGGCTTAAACGTTGATACACCATTTGATACTAAAAGTGCAAAAACAAAATTTGGTACGGATTGGATGTACCAGAACTATCCGAAAACAACAGCCGACAAACAGGTGGAGTACGACGTGTTAAGTGCAAGAAATGTAGATTGGACCTTAATACGCTTACCAATGATCCAGCAAACAGATGAACTACCGGAGGTAATAACCAGTTTGGAAGACTGTCCAGGAGATTTCATTAGTGCGTCTTCACTCGGCAAATGGATCGTCGATCAACTCGGTAGCAGTTCGTTTAGCAAAAAAGCACCCTTTTTGGCAAACACCGGCTCATAA
- a CDS encoding Glu/Leu/Phe/Val family dehydrogenase: MNINNPTANQDTHFFGDVCKNFDHAAQFTKHDAGLLDQIKSCNSVYRFRFPIRKGNGFEVIDAWRVEHSHHQSPTKGGIRYSEMVNEDEVMALAALMTYKCAIVNVPFGGAKGGIKINPKNYTVGELENITRRYTVELIKKNFIGPSIDVPAPDYGSGEREMSWIADTYATMNPGQLDALGAVTGKPIALHGIAGRREATGRGVAIAVRECVGVAEDMQKIGLTSGLSGKKVIVQGLGNVGYYSAKFLSEFGALIVGICEFEGAVYNEDGLDVEALFQHRKATGSVLGYAGAKQEFKNTMDGLEQPCDILVPAALENQITVENIRNIKAKIIAEGANGPTSPEAEAIFYQNGGMIIPDMYANAGGVTVSYFEWLKNLSHVAFGRINRRFEENSNLNLVNMVEGITGVALTPIQRSTIIKGASELELVNSGLEDTMIRSYHEIREIYKNNPKVETLRNAAMVGAINKIAVSYMNLGVWP, from the coding sequence ATGAACATTAACAATCCTACTGCAAATCAGGATACACACTTCTTTGGTGATGTGTGTAAAAACTTTGATCATGCAGCACAATTTACCAAGCACGATGCCGGTTTGCTCGATCAGATCAAATCATGCAACAGTGTTTACCGTTTCCGTTTCCCTATACGTAAAGGCAATGGTTTTGAAGTGATAGACGCCTGGCGTGTAGAGCACTCTCACCACCAGTCGCCAACCAAGGGCGGTATCCGTTATAGCGAAATGGTTAACGAGGATGAAGTAATGGCCCTTGCCGCGCTCATGACCTACAAGTGTGCTATTGTTAACGTACCGTTCGGCGGAGCTAAAGGCGGCATTAAAATAAACCCTAAGAACTATACCGTTGGCGAGTTGGAGAATATCACCCGCCGTTACACCGTAGAGTTGATCAAGAAAAACTTTATTGGCCCCAGCATAGACGTACCTGCACCTGATTATGGTTCGGGCGAGCGTGAAATGAGCTGGATTGCCGATACTTACGCAACAATGAATCCAGGCCAACTGGACGCGCTTGGCGCTGTAACAGGCAAGCCAATTGCGTTGCACGGTATTGCAGGCCGTCGCGAAGCTACCGGCCGTGGTGTGGCAATTGCCGTACGCGAATGTGTTGGCGTAGCCGAAGACATGCAGAAAATAGGCCTGACCAGTGGCCTTAGTGGAAAGAAAGTTATCGTACAGGGACTTGGTAATGTAGGCTACTACTCGGCTAAGTTCCTTTCAGAATTTGGCGCGCTTATAGTCGGTATTTGTGAGTTTGAGGGCGCTGTATACAACGAAGACGGACTGGATGTTGAAGCATTGTTCCAGCACCGTAAGGCTACCGGCTCTGTTTTAGGATATGCAGGCGCTAAACAGGAATTTAAAAATACCATGGACGGCCTGGAACAGCCTTGCGATATATTAGTACCTGCCGCTCTGGAAAACCAGATAACTGTTGAGAACATCCGTAACATCAAAGCAAAAATTATTGCTGAAGGTGCTAACGGGCCAACCTCACCTGAGGCAGAAGCTATATTTTACCAAAACGGTGGCATGATCATCCCGGATATGTATGCCAACGCTGGTGGTGTTACCGTTTCTTATTTCGAGTGGTTAAAAAACCTTTCGCATGTTGCGTTTGGCCGTATTAACCGTCGTTTTGAAGAGAACTCGAACCTCAACCTAGTTAACATGGTGGAAGGTATCACTGGTGTTGCCCTTACCCCTATCCAGCGATCTACTATTATTAAAGGTGCGTCGGAACTGGAACTGGTAAATTCGGGTTTAGAAGATACCATGATCCGTTCTTACCACGAGATCCGCGAGATATACAAAAATAACCCTAAGGTAGAGACCCTGCGTAACGCAGCCATGGTAGGCGCTATCAACAAAATAGCGGTATCATACATGAACCTTGGTGTTTGGCCGTGA
- a CDS encoding CcmD family protein codes for MKKLVVLAIMLLCFSGVYAQVAHNVEMADVLRGSGKIYVVVTTIAIVFVGLAIYLFSIDRRLTKIEKED; via the coding sequence ATGAAGAAGCTTGTTGTTTTAGCCATTATGCTGCTTTGCTTTAGCGGCGTTTACGCCCAGGTCGCACACAATGTTGAGATGGCCGATGTGCTGCGCGGCTCGGGTAAAATATATGTTGTGGTAACCACCATAGCTATTGTGTTTGTAGGGCTGGCCATTTACCTGTTCAGCATTGACCGCCGCCTGACAAAAATAGAGAAGGAAGATTAA
- a CDS encoding cytochrome c biogenesis protein, which produces MKFIYQTWWKVLAVVLVFYTLIAGLLLRVPRLDILHETIRNLYFHVPMWMAMLTVFVISVFFSILYLRTGKEEHDLAAVECVNTGMIFYGLGLLTGMLWAKYTWGEFWSNDPKQNSAAIAFLLYCAYLVLRNSIDEEQKRAKISAIYNIFAFPIMIVLLFVLPRMTDSLHPGGSGGNPGFNKYDLDSQMRVVLYPAFIGWSLLSLWIATIRYRIRLIEYKKNTID; this is translated from the coding sequence ATGAAGTTTATTTACCAAACCTGGTGGAAAGTACTGGCTGTTGTGCTGGTATTTTATACGCTGATTGCCGGCCTGCTACTCAGAGTGCCGCGGCTGGACATTTTGCACGAGACTATTCGTAACCTTTACTTCCACGTACCTATGTGGATGGCTATGCTAACGGTATTTGTTATATCGGTATTCTTTAGCATACTTTACCTGCGAACCGGGAAAGAAGAGCATGATCTTGCTGCTGTAGAATGTGTTAATACCGGAATGATCTTTTACGGGCTGGGCCTGCTTACCGGCATGCTTTGGGCAAAGTATACCTGGGGCGAGTTCTGGAGCAACGACCCTAAGCAAAACAGCGCTGCCATTGCGTTTTTACTATACTGTGCGTACCTGGTGCTGCGCAACTCTATAGATGAGGAGCAAAAGCGCGCTAAGATATCAGCCATTTACAACATCTTCGCCTTCCCTATCATGATTGTGTTGTTGTTTGTGCTGCCACGCATGACCGACTCGCTGCACCCTGGCGGCAGCGGAGGCAACCCCGGCTTTAACAAGTATGACCTGGACAGCCAGATGCGCGTTGTACTTTATCCGGCTTTTATTGGCTGGAGCCTGCTTAGTTTGTGGATAGCAACTATACGTTACCGCATCCGTTTAATAGAATACAAAAAGAACACTATAGATTAA
- the accC gene encoding acetyl-CoA carboxylase biotin carboxylase subunit yields MQKILVANRGEIALRVMRSAREMGIKTVAVYSAADRNALHVRYADEAVYIGEAPSNQSYLVGEKIIDACKVTGAEAIHPGYGFLSENAAFARAVREAGLTLIGPSPEAMEVMGNKLSAKAAALKYNIPMVPGTEEAITDIAEAKQRATEVGFPILIKAAAGGGGKGMRIVNNADVFEEQMNLAVSEATSAFGDGSVFIERYVSSPRHIEIQVMGDTHGNIVYLFERDCSVQRRHQKVVEEAPSAILTPAIREEMGRCAVNVARSVNYTGAGTVEFIMDEQLNFYFLEMNTRLQVEHPVTELITGIDLVKEQINVARGEALSFTQEDLKISGHAMELRVYAEDPGNNFLPGTGTLQVYETPKGPGVRVDDCYEQGMEIPIYYDPMIAKLITYGKDREEAITRMVRAIDEYRITGIPTTLAFGKFVMQHEAFTSGNFDTHFVEKHFTPELLQNDNEEEALIAALIMDKLMQAPVANISQTAVAPVSNWVKNRRN; encoded by the coding sequence ATGCAAAAAATTCTGGTTGCTAATCGCGGTGAGATAGCCCTTAGGGTAATGCGCTCTGCGCGCGAAATGGGTATCAAAACGGTTGCGGTATACTCAGCTGCCGACCGAAATGCCCTACATGTACGCTATGCAGACGAAGCGGTTTACATTGGCGAAGCGCCATCCAACCAATCTTACCTTGTTGGCGAGAAAATAATTGATGCCTGTAAAGTCACCGGCGCAGAAGCTATACACCCTGGCTACGGTTTTTTAAGCGAGAACGCTGCATTTGCACGCGCCGTAAGAGAAGCAGGATTAACGTTGATAGGCCCTTCTCCTGAAGCGATGGAAGTAATGGGTAATAAGCTCTCTGCCAAAGCAGCAGCCTTAAAGTATAACATACCAATGGTGCCCGGTACCGAAGAGGCCATAACCGATATTGCTGAAGCCAAACAGCGCGCAACAGAAGTTGGCTTTCCTATATTAATTAAAGCAGCGGCGGGCGGCGGTGGCAAGGGCATGCGCATAGTGAACAATGCAGATGTTTTTGAAGAGCAGATGAACCTTGCCGTGTCCGAAGCTACTTCGGCCTTTGGTGACGGATCGGTATTTATAGAACGGTATGTTTCCTCCCCGCGACATATAGAGATACAGGTAATGGGCGACACTCATGGCAATATCGTTTACCTTTTTGAGCGGGATTGCTCCGTGCAGCGCCGTCATCAAAAGGTGGTGGAGGAAGCGCCCTCGGCCATCCTCACCCCTGCCATTCGCGAAGAAATGGGCAGGTGCGCCGTAAATGTCGCGCGATCGGTAAACTATACTGGTGCCGGTACTGTGGAGTTTATTATGGATGAACAGCTTAATTTTTATTTCCTGGAGATGAACACACGCCTGCAGGTAGAGCACCCAGTTACCGAGCTCATAACCGGCATTGACCTGGTAAAGGAACAAATAAACGTGGCGCGCGGCGAAGCGTTAAGCTTTACCCAGGAGGACCTTAAGATAAGCGGCCATGCCATGGAACTGCGTGTTTACGCCGAAGACCCGGGCAATAACTTTTTGCCGGGCACGGGCACACTACAGGTATATGAAACACCAAAGGGCCCGGGCGTACGCGTAGACGACTGCTATGAGCAGGGCATGGAAATACCTATTTACTATGACCCGATGATTGCAAAGCTGATCACTTACGGGAAAGACCGCGAAGAAGCTATTACCCGTATGGTCCGCGCTATTGACGAATATCGCATCACCGGCATACCTACTACTCTTGCTTTTGGCAAATTTGTAATGCAGCATGAGGCTTTCACCAGCGGGAATTTCGACACACATTTTGTAGAAAAGCATTTTACTCCCGAACTGCTGCAGAATGACAACGAAGAGGAAGCGCTGATTGCCGCATTGATAATGGATAAGCTAATGCAGGCACCCGTCGCTAACATCAGCCAAACGGCTGTGGCGCCGGTATCTAACTGGGTAAAAAACAGGAGAAATTAA
- a CDS encoding NADH-quinone oxidoreductase subunit B, producing the protein MTPNLTNESGGIVVTKMNDLLNWARLSSLWPLSFGIACCAIEMMGSMASTYDLDRFGVFPRPSARQSDVIIISGTVTFKMAERIKRLYEQMPDPKYVISMGSCSNCGGPYWQHGYHVVKGVDRVIPVDVYVQGCPPRPEALIGAILELQKKIETESLVG; encoded by the coding sequence ATGACGCCTAATCTGACTAATGAAAGCGGTGGCATTGTGGTCACCAAAATGAACGACCTGCTTAACTGGGCAAGGCTCTCATCGCTGTGGCCGCTTAGCTTTGGCATTGCCTGCTGCGCTATAGAAATGATGGGCAGTATGGCTTCTACCTATGACCTGGACCGCTTTGGCGTGTTCCCCCGCCCTTCTGCGCGCCAATCGGATGTGATCATTATATCGGGTACGGTCACCTTCAAAATGGCCGAACGCATCAAACGCTTGTACGAGCAAATGCCCGACCCCAAATACGTTATCTCTATGGGGTCATGTTCTAACTGCGGCGGCCCGTATTGGCAACACGGTTACCACGTGGTAAAAGGCGTAGACCGCGTGATACCTGTAGATGTTTATGTACAAGGTTGTCCGCCCCGTCCCGAAGCACTTATTGGAGCTATACTGGAATTACAAAAGAAGATTGAGACCGAAAGCCTGGTAGGATAG
- a CDS encoding NADH-quinone oxidoreductase subunit A, with amino-acid sequence MNDVSQISEFGKTLIFLITGAIFIGLLFFVNRLLAPRNPNTEKLTSYECGEDPVGDAWIPFNSRFYVVALVFLLFDVEMVFVFPWATVFADKQIIAADSRWGWVSLIEMFVFLGILILGLAYVWVKGDLDWIKPTQAIPRTDTNVPVSLYEKLNLEQSSYKLRTFAANIAEPVVATVVDKPTAAATGDAPARKPMFKPNFKKPGNDA; translated from the coding sequence ATGAATGATGTTTCGCAAATATCAGAATTTGGAAAGACTTTGATCTTTTTAATTACGGGCGCTATTTTCATAGGCCTGCTGTTTTTTGTGAACCGCCTTTTGGCTCCCCGCAACCCTAACACCGAAAAACTTACCTCCTACGAATGTGGTGAAGACCCCGTTGGCGACGCATGGATACCCTTCAACTCCCGCTTTTATGTAGTGGCCCTGGTGTTCCTGTTGTTTGATGTGGAGATGGTGTTCGTTTTCCCGTGGGCTACAGTTTTTGCTGATAAGCAAATTATTGCAGCCGATTCACGCTGGGGATGGGTATCCCTTATAGAGATGTTTGTATTTTTGGGTATACTGATACTTGGCCTTGCCTATGTTTGGGTGAAAGGCGACCTCGACTGGATTAAACCAACCCAGGCCATCCCAAGAACCGACACCAACGTACCCGTATCTTTATACGAAAAACTTAACCTGGAGCAAAGCAGCTACAAGCTCCGCACATTTGCTGCGAATATTGCAGAACCTGTGGTTGCTACGGTTGTTGATAAGCCTACTGCTGCAGCTACAGGAGATGCGCCTGCGCGCAAACCAATGTTTAAACCCAACTTTAAAAAACCCGGTAATGACGCCTAA
- a CDS encoding BaiN/RdsA family NAD(P)/FAD-dependent oxidoreductase, with protein MTANLTKQTHFDAIIIGAGACGLMCAVQAGFLGKSVLILEKNDRAGAKILISGGGRCNYTNLHTSYKQFLSQNEHFCRSALAQWTVEDSISFFEAYGIEGKEKTLGQLFPVSDKARDVVNVFTSLCTDFGQEIWYNTEVVKLEQQDGGFSISYKQYDTEENIFAAKVVVASGGLPIQKLGATDLGMRIARSFGMKVTATSPALVPLTITGKDQPWYEKLSGNSIFSRVWNDRASFEENILFTHWGLSGPAILQISSYWKPGEHIFIDLLPGQNIADLIAAERVQNGKKMLLAYLSGLFTRKFAEALSDYLPAEKNLASLTNAELDALEMLIHEFKVKPAGTKGYDKAEVMTGGVDTNELSSKTLESKKVQGLFFGGECVDVTGWLGGYNFQWAWASGFVIAQNL; from the coding sequence ATGACGGCAAATTTAACAAAACAAACCCACTTTGATGCGATAATTATAGGCGCCGGTGCGTGCGGACTCATGTGCGCAGTGCAAGCGGGCTTTTTAGGCAAAAGTGTATTAATACTCGAAAAGAACGATCGTGCAGGTGCCAAGATCCTTATAAGCGGGGGCGGGCGCTGCAACTATACTAACCTGCATACCTCTTATAAACAGTTCCTTTCTCAAAACGAACATTTTTGCCGGTCGGCATTGGCACAATGGACCGTAGAAGACTCTATAAGTTTCTTTGAGGCGTACGGGATTGAAGGTAAGGAGAAAACACTAGGACAACTGTTCCCGGTAAGTGATAAGGCCAGGGATGTTGTAAATGTATTTACATCCCTTTGCACCGATTTTGGCCAGGAGATATGGTACAATACAGAGGTAGTCAAACTGGAGCAGCAGGATGGAGGCTTTAGCATTAGCTATAAACAATACGATACCGAGGAGAATATTTTTGCGGCCAAAGTGGTAGTTGCGTCGGGCGGCTTACCTATACAGAAACTGGGCGCTACGGATCTGGGCATGCGTATTGCGCGTAGTTTCGGGATGAAAGTTACTGCCACTTCACCCGCACTGGTACCGCTTACCATTACCGGTAAAGACCAGCCCTGGTACGAGAAACTTTCTGGCAATAGCATTTTTAGCCGTGTATGGAACGACCGCGCCAGCTTTGAGGAAAATATACTTTTTACCCACTGGGGATTAAGTGGGCCTGCAATACTGCAGATATCCTCTTACTGGAAACCCGGCGAACACATCTTTATAGACCTGCTGCCCGGCCAGAACATTGCAGACCTGATTGCTGCGGAACGTGTACAGAATGGTAAAAAAATGCTGCTGGCGTACCTTTCAGGGTTGTTTACGCGCAAATTTGCCGAAGCACTCAGCGATTACCTGCCCGCAGAGAAGAACCTGGCTTCCCTCACCAACGCCGAACTGGATGCTCTAGAAATGTTGATACATGAGTTTAAGGTAAAACCGGCCGGCACCAAAGGTTACGACAAAGCCGAAGTAATGACCGGCGGCGTAGATACCAACGAGCTATCCTCCAAAACCCTCGAAAGTAAGAAAGTACAGGGCTTATTCTTTGGTGGTGAGTGTGTTGATGTTACTGGCTGGCTGGGTGGTTATAACTTCCAGTGGGCTTGGGCCAGCGGCTTTGTTATAGCGCAGAATTTGTAA
- a CDS encoding SDR family oxidoreductase, whose protein sequence is MAFTTTVITGGTSGIGKETALALAKKGHAVYLLVRNMEKGEQVRQQIITHSKNNSVYIVHCDLSDMESVRTAADTLRNSLMAINVLINNAGGIFAQKEITKDGLEMTFAVNHLGHFLLTNALMTQLERGQARIINVSSEGHRLGKPRFNDINWEHTPYSAMKAYGMAKLFNIYFTRSLATKFGPKGISSFALHPGVVSTEFGAGLTGFNKTLMWLASPFMITAEEGAKTTIYLATAQRIDAKSGKYFKKQEVAATSATAADEKARQTLWELSTEMIEPFS, encoded by the coding sequence ATGGCCTTTACTACCACAGTAATTACCGGGGGCACATCCGGAATAGGTAAAGAGACAGCTTTGGCCCTCGCCAAAAAAGGACACGCCGTTTACCTGCTGGTGCGTAATATGGAAAAAGGTGAGCAAGTAAGGCAGCAGATTATAACCCATAGTAAGAACAACAGTGTATACATAGTGCATTGTGACCTTTCCGACATGGAAAGCGTACGTACCGCGGCAGACACCCTCCGCAATAGCTTGATGGCTATAAACGTACTGATCAATAATGCAGGCGGTATCTTCGCGCAAAAGGAAATAACTAAGGATGGTTTGGAGATGACTTTTGCTGTAAATCATCTGGGTCACTTCCTGCTCACCAATGCGCTCATGACGCAGTTGGAACGCGGACAGGCGCGTATCATTAACGTAAGCAGCGAAGGCCATCGCCTGGGCAAGCCCCGCTTTAACGACATTAATTGGGAACACACGCCATATTCGGCCATGAAAGCATACGGAATGGCAAAGCTGTTTAACATCTACTTCACACGGTCATTGGCTACTAAATTCGGCCCAAAGGGAATATCTTCATTTGCATTGCACCCTGGCGTGGTAAGCACGGAGTTTGGGGCTGGACTTACCGGGTTTAACAAAACGCTGATGTGGCTGGCGAGTCCGTTTATGATAACGGCTGAAGAAGGTGCCAAAACTACTATATACCTGGCTACAGCGCAACGGATAGATGCTAAAAGCGGCAAATACTTCAAAAAGCAGGAAGTTGCAGCAACATCTGCTACTGCTGCAGATGAAAAGGCGCGCCAAACTTTATGGGAGTTAAGCACAGAAATGATAGAACCGTTTAGTTAG
- a CDS encoding c-type cytochrome: MTINKKLLATAGLLSAVVFMAMSPAKQQQQEEKPKFTNLKVLPKDISDKQLHDIMEEWEHALGARCSFCHVRNEETKKMDWANDAKPEKEMARHMFKMTAAINKKYFEAKKDSTGMMAETGINCNTCHRGNSHPEVVKASANRGPRPGGPGGPAPAGGQVGTPATPPPSGGQK, encoded by the coding sequence ATGACGATCAACAAAAAATTATTAGCTACCGCCGGCCTGTTGTCTGCAGTAGTGTTTATGGCCATGTCGCCGGCTAAACAACAGCAGCAGGAAGAAAAGCCGAAATTTACTAACCTGAAGGTGCTTCCTAAAGATATAAGCGACAAACAACTTCACGATATTATGGAAGAGTGGGAGCATGCCCTGGGCGCACGCTGCAGCTTTTGCCATGTACGTAATGAGGAAACGAAGAAAATGGACTGGGCCAATGATGCCAAGCCAGAAAAAGAGATGGCGCGTCATATGTTTAAAATGACTGCTGCTATCAATAAAAAATATTTTGAGGCTAAAAAGGACAGCACAGGCATGATGGCCGAAACCGGTATCAACTGCAATACCTGTCACCGCGGTAACTCTCACCCGGAGGTGGTAAAAGCATCAGCTAACCGCGGCCCACGCCCCGGCGGTCCGGGCGGCCCTGCTCCTGCAGGCGGGCAAGTTGGTACACCCGCAACTCCGCCGCCAAGTGGTGGCCAAAAATAA